Below is a window of Mycolicibacterium rhodesiae NBB3 DNA.
GTTCATGGACCGTTCGATGGTCGGCTTTGAAGGATGGAGTTTCCCGGAGGAATGGACGATGGTCGACGGCGATCGCCTCGTCACGTTCTGGTGGAATCGTCTGGCGGGCATGCGCGCTGACGGCACGGCGTATCAGGCGCCGGCGTTCTCGGTGCTGCATTACGCGGGCGACGGCTTGTTCGATTACGAACTCGATCTGATGAACATCGCCGAGGTGGGCGAACTGCTGGCCGAGTCCGGCTGGCAGCCAAG
It encodes the following:
- a CDS encoding nuclear transport factor 2 family protein, with the protein product MAQLNEREQEALESYRRYVAQRERCVAGEAPWSTIGEWFTEDAVFIDPAFGRVEGRDEIAAFMDRSMVGFEGWSFPEEWTMVDGDRLVTFWWNRLAGMRADGTAYQAPAFSVLHYAGDGLFDYELDLMNIAEVGELLAESGWQPSAGMSVPEPRPDRNVTPPRLDVP